The genomic segment CATCGGTACCGCCGTGTCGAGTGCGGAGCCCGAAGAGGTCCTCAGTGAAATCCAGAAGACCGCAGAGAACGACGGCTGACGGGGTGGCCGTACAGGACGTCACCGCACCCACCGCGGGGGAGAAGGAGGACCGGACCCCCGCGGCACCGGAACGCGGCTCCCGCCGCCCCCGGTCCGCACACCGTCTGCGGGCGCTGGAGCCGCTGCTGTGGGTCGGCCCCGCACTCGCACTGATCCTGGCCGTGGTCGTGTGGCCCGTCGTCGAGATGGTCCGCACCTCCCTGATGGACATCAGCTCCACCGGTCTGACCCAGGGCTTCGCGGGCGGCGCCAACTACACAGAGCTGTTCGCCGAGCCTGACCTGCCGGGCGTGGTAGTGCGCACCCTGATCTGGGTGGTGGGCGTGGTGACGGTCACCATCACCGTCTCCCTGGGCCTGGCGCAGTTGCTCAACGCCCGTTTCCCAGGGCGTCGGCTGGTCCGCTGGGCGCTGATCGTGCCCTGGGCGGCGTCGGTACTGATGACGGCGCTCACCTGGCGCTGGATGCTCAACAACTTCTACGGCGTCGTCAACCGCGTACTGATGGACGTCGGAATCCTGGACAAGCCGGTGAAC from the Streptomyces sp. NBC_00310 genome contains:
- a CDS encoding carbohydrate ABC transporter permease; amino-acid sequence: MAVQDVTAPTAGEKEDRTPAAPERGSRRPRSAHRLRALEPLLWVGPALALILAVVVWPVVEMVRTSLMDISSTGLTQGFAGGANYTELFAEPDLPGVVVRTLIWVVGVVTVTITVSLGLAQLLNARFPGRRLVRWALIVPWAASVLMTALTWRWMLNNFYGVVNRVLMDVGILDKPVNWLADPVQAFAWMMAVAVFVSLPFTAFVILSGLGTIPAEVYEAARLDGAGPVRTYLGITLPLLRPSLLVAAIINVINVFNSFPVIWAMTRGGPGFSTDTTTTYMYKLAFDNQDVGESAALAVVNFALILLVVLVYLRVVRRREETG